The window GTGATTATATCCCAGAGGTTTAACCTGGATGATTCAGTTGGAAGAATAGAGTAGGGGAACAGAGAATTTAGTAACTGTTGACACTCCAGGTGCTCTAAGCACACTGAGAtcagaataagaagaaataacCTGGGGTAGCAGTGGGGCAGGGGtataaataaaccaaaaacttCCTAGGAAGTGCTTGAAATCtaattcctggatttttcttctttcagggaTCACTGGAAATAAATAATCTTTACTCAGAAGGGGGTGAGGGAGCGTTTGATGACATTTTGGGGTCCCTTCCAGCCCTACAAGTAGAGGCTTATTTAGCAGTCCCTGAGAACAGTCAAATGTGATAATGtgaataaaagcaaaaaccaatTTACTTATAAGACTGGGACAAAAAATACCTCATCCCTGCATATAGCCATCACAGGGAAATAAACACACCTCTGAGGTTTCAAGTTCCCAGATGAACTTGAAAGCTGCTCACTCAGCTAATGGTCAGCTGAAATCAAGTAGGCCTTTCTAAATTCAGGAAATCAACACTGCACCTAAAGCTTAATGATCTGATAAGAACAGGACATACACAGTATCCTTTTTTCTTGTCCCTGTCAGGCATTTAATTGGTTTATACTCCACTTTAATGCTGTTTTTACACGAAACCTCTGGGAACAGGTGAGCAAGGAAAGGTGACAAGTCACTCACAGAGGGTCCCATGAAAAATTTAAGGCAATCTAGATTTCACCTCATTATAAAcaactacattttaaaagaacactATTGGGATCCACTCATAAATTGAATCTCTTCTATGTTTGAGAACAAGGTCTGCCTTGGGAGGTTTACTGATTTGTTCAAACCTCCCACATTCAGAGTTATTTTAAGGGAATATTTgaattatatgatttttaaattgcaaattaaTTCTTTCCTAGAACAATGCTTTTTTGCCCTGCGCATTGCAGTGAAACTTTGGTTGGGATGATTTCTCCCTTTGTATTCAGCTTTGATAAAACAGAAAAGCCCATGTAAAAGATGAGGCAAATTAAGAgtcttaagaaaataaattagaaaacaaaatcatgTATCTTAAACGCAACCCAAATGTTTATGTTTAATAGCATTTCATCGCAGGTTCCCATACTTTTAACATGTCTAGTTCAAACAAAAGGCACAAAAAGACTTACTTATGAGCTGCAAGGAGCATTCTGCTCAATTGGATGACCCTGAGGGACAGTCAAGCCCCAACTAGCAAAGGGCTGGGAAGAGAAATAATGCACATCAGAATTTTCAGCAAGGGCTGAAAGACAATGGGGCTATAGGACACAACGTGCACTCCTCCTGTAACCAAAGCTTACCTCACTTCATTACTGTtattgcttgttttattttgtctctcacCCCTATTCCCAATTAGACTGTATGCTCTGAGAACTGGAAATAGGTCTGCTGTTTTCATTATCATATCTCAAAGCACGTAAAGGAATACCGGCAcggaataaataaaagttaaattcaAATTGAGCTCAGTAAGATTTTGCTATAATAACTAAATCAGgcaagaatgaacaaaagaattAACAATAGGCCTCAATTACTTAATAATGTCTCATAAATATTAAAGAGTTTCATAATATAGGAATTGATAGCTGAACTCTGAAGTTGAAAACCTACTGAAggaatcattaatttttttaaatttaaaatttgggaaaaactattgttttaaaatttgagtaCTCTCATTCATGAGTatgatccagaaaaaaatatataatggttTGCTctgcacaaatttttttttttaacatgtacaGGCACAGTAAATTGAACACGGGTCTCTAGCATcacagacgagaattctgccactgagccactgttgcgcCCTCTGCCCAATTTTAATGAACCCAAATTCTAACTTTGTGCTGAAAGAGGAAGAAGTCATAAAATCATGTCTGATTGTATCACTATTCATATAATTTCTTGCCAGAGGCCCACAGGCTAAGAGACTGCTTACTCCTAAAGCCCTTAGACAATAAGAAATAACCCAAGCAGCCAAGAATTCCACTTCTGATCCTTCCCTTTGTACATACtcgagaattttttttctttcttaatttatcATTAATAACCACTTATCAAATCTACCAATATTGACTTGGTTAAATCCATCCCCACACCCATTGCTTAGGATTTGTCACCTCTTCTCTTCCTTTACTGAGTAGGGACAGAAAACAGAGGCGCAGAAGATAGTGATGGGCAATGGAGACCTGTTTCAGAAAAGatgttttaaagatattttatttttcaataccaTTAATGACTGGAAAGCAAGAAttaaagccagaaggaaaaacaaaacagcaacctAAACTCTGTAACTtaaatttttcaggaaaaaaaaatgctgtaaatatgaaaagatttaaggaaaaaaattattttaatatacaacCGTTAAGTACCTAATTATTACTCCAACTAACTGGATATTTTTAACAGATAATATCCTCAGTGCCTTTCTGGGGCTTTAAAATCATCTCTCTCAAATAATGGGAAAAACAAATCTCCTTTCTTGAGTGTATAATTTGTATAAATTCCATCAGATCCACAGTGAGTATCTCTCAGTTTCACCTAAACCAAAGAGAAGTTCAAAGTAAAACTGCAGAAGATCAGGGAAAGAATGTATTCGAACTGAAGTCACTGAGCTAACCCACAAGCTGTCCTCAGTCTTGTGCACATGAAATCAAATCTACATCCAAGGACTAAGGGACTGTGTCAGAGGTTAGCTGTGTGACAGCCGAGCTCGGTCCTATCTCCCAGCCAAGGGTCTAAACTGTAACTCCCGCTCAAACTGCTCTGCAGTCAAGGTGCCCTGAATGGCTTCGCAGCCTGGGTTGAACACAGAGTAAGcgctcttttctccttccttcttctcttcaggACCTCGTGTCCCAACATACATCCAGTAGAACAAGGAcaggacaaaataagccaggccAAATTCCAATTCCACAAACAGTCCCAGCAGGACCAACCAGAGAAGAACTTTCAAGAAGGTGATATTGGTCAGGAAAGACTGATCCCAGTACGGTGGTGGAGGAATGACTACGTTCTGTGGTGGCAGTGATGTGCTACCCCCAGGTTGAGCAGGTTCCTAGGacacacaagcaaacaaaaaaatgagtaTAAAGGGTAATAGGGCTGAGAGGATCAAAACTAATCTGAAGAGGCAGTTCTCATTACTCTAGGAAGGCTGCGGGCTCaatgatttctatttttgtgccCTACTCTCTAAAACAATTATTTCCAATGAGCTTATGTGCCTGATCATAACTGAATCAAAACTGTTCAGCACTTAGTAAGATGTGACCCAATAAAAACCTTACAGATTTCAGATGGCTTCCTATTCATGGGAGCCATTTCCTCAGATTAGTCTGCTGCTAACAAGAGCTCATTTGTGCCCCAAATGGAAACTCCCCAGTAACTGGTAATGCAACAGCCACGGTACATGCTTCAAATACAATCAcagtcaataaatgt is drawn from Tamandua tetradactyla isolate mTamTet1 chromosome 5, mTamTet1.pri, whole genome shotgun sequence and contains these coding sequences:
- the SAYSD1 gene encoding SAYSvFN domain-containing protein 1, translating into MERRLAEFRAARKGKRPAVEPSTSSHSAQTSGEKTEASGTPKATPGWLKRFLLWQPRPVNARALPSPTQEPAQPGGSTSLPPQNVVIPPPPYWDQSFLTNITFLKVLLWLVLLGLFVELEFGLAYFVLSLFYWMYVGTRGPEEKKEGEKSAYSVFNPGCEAIQGTLTAEQFERELQFRPLAGR